A genome region from Solanum pennellii chromosome 12, SPENNV200 includes the following:
- the LOC107006575 gene encoding AT-rich interactive domain-containing protein 5-like produces the protein MDSCSLKHEGKDEEEQPMKAAEAKTSQPLDVKVVDVGPPADWVKINVRETNDSFEVYALVPGLLLEEVRVRSDPAGRLVITGQPNQLDNFWGVTAFKKVVTLPGRIDQLRAIAGFTLHGCLHVHVPKQNL, from the exons ATGgattctt GTTCTCTTAAGCACGAGGGAAAAGATGAAGAGGAGCAGCCAATGAAAGCTGCAGAAGCTAAAACATCTCAGCC GTTGGATGTTAAAGTTGTTGATGTTGGACCCCCCGCTGATTGGGTGAAAATCAATGTTCGTGAAACA AATGATTCCTTTGAGGTCTACGCACTGGTGCCTGGGCTTTTACTGGAGGAG GTACGGGTTCGATCTGATCCAGCTGGTCGCTTGGTCATTACTGGTCAGCCAAACCAACTTGAcaatttttggggtgttactGCCTTCAAGAAG gtGGTCACCTTACCTGGTAGAATTGATCAGCTTCGGGCCATCGCTGGTTTCACCCTTCACGGGTGTCTTCATGTTCATGTGCCAAAGCAGAATCTCTGA
- the LOC107007655 gene encoding protein PIN-LIKES 3-like, with protein sequence MGLLDLLVAASMPVIQILLITALGLVLALDRFAILGEDARKHLNNIVFYICNPSLISSNLSKTITYESMKRLWFMPLNIFITFIVGSILAWIVNQITRPPKHLRGLVIGCCAAGNMGNMLLIIVPAVCKEKGSPFGAPDICHTYGMGYASLSMAVCAVFLWSYVYNIVRISSSKSPEEVEEVNDSSISKSVRESSIAELGVSTEPLLQTHNLALSEHQSEQLALPSTRFDDKSQVSLWTKSRQYMGVLSKKMNLKKLLAPSTCGAIAGFVVGLIPQIRNSIIGDAAPLHVIQDTALLLGDGAVPLLTLIMGGNLLKGLRVTVVPKSILAGIIVVKYIAMPVIGIGVVKGASWLGLVHDDPLYKFMLLLHFALPPAMNIATITQLFGAGESECSVIMLWSYALASAALTLWTAFFMWLVS encoded by the exons ATGGGGCTTTTAGATCTGTTAGTTGCAGCATCAATGCCAGTCATTCAAATTCTTTTGATAACAGCACTTGGACTAGTTCTTGCATTAGATCGATTCGCCATACTTGGAGAGGATGCAAGGAAGCATTTGAATAAT ATTGTGTTTTACATATGCAATCCATCACTGATTTCAAGCAACTTATCCAAAACAATTACATACGAGAGCATGAAACGATT GTGGTTCATGCCTTTGAATATCTTCATCACTTTTATCGTAGGTTCGATTCTTGCTTGGATTGTCAATCAAATAACAAGACCTCCTAAACATCTACGAGGCCTCGTTATAGGCTGCTGTGCTGCAG GAAACATGGGCAACATGCTTCTCATCATAGTTCCAGCTGTTTGTAAGGAGAAAGGAAGCCCATTCGGAGCGCCTGATATTTGCCATACATATGGGATGGGCTATGCTTCCCTTTCAATGGCG GTATGCGCGGTTTTTCTATGGTCTTATGTGTATAATATTGTCAGAATATCATCAAGTAAGAGCCCCGAAGAGGTTGAAGAAGTTAACGATTCCTCCATAAGTAAATCTGTTAGAGAAAGCTCCATAGCAGAACTCGGAGTCTCCACGGAGCCACTGCTTCAGACACATAATTTAGCACTATCAGAGCATCAATCTGAACAACTTGCACTGCCCTCTACTAGATTTGACGATAAATCTCAG GTATCGCTATGGACTAAATCGAGACAGTACATGGGAGTGCTTTCAAAGAAGATGAACCTGAAGAAATTATTAGCCCCTTCTACCTGCGGAGCG ATTGCAGGTTTTGTTGTTGGACTTATACCTCAGATCAGAAATTCAATTATAGGTGATGCAGctcctcttcatgtgatccaaGATACAGCTTTGTTACTTGG AGATGGAGCTGTTCCGCTTCTAACGCTGATCATGGGAGGTAACCTTTTAAAAGGTTTGAGGGTCACAGTAGTTCCGAAATCTATTCTTGCTGGCATTATCGTTGTCAAATACATCGCGATGCCTGTGATTGGTATTGGTGTTGTCAAAGGTGCTTCATGGTTAGGCTTAGTACATGATGATCCATTGTACAAGTTTATGCTTTTACTTCATTTTGCACTTCCACCAGCAATGAACATTG CAACCATAACACAGTTGTTTGGAGCTGGTGAGAGTGAGTGTtcagtgattatgttatggtcTTATGCATTGGCTTCAGCAGCACTTACACTATGGACAGCATTCTTCATGTGGCTTGTATCATGA